The following are encoded together in the Bdellovibrio sp. ArHS genome:
- a CDS encoding glutathione peroxidase, producing the protein MRFLTLVCLFFLSPWVHATQTPGDFFELSANSISGKKVNFSTYRGKVVLVVNTASQCGFTPQLKELEDMYKKYADRGFVVLAFPSNDFKQEKADNTEVQKFAEKEYGITFPLFEKAPVSGDDKQPVYKFLTEKKPGLLFKDVSWNFEKFLINRRGQVVERWSSITKPSSDSLTKAVEKALAEPL; encoded by the coding sequence ATGCGTTTTCTGACTCTTGTTTGCCTGTTTTTTCTTTCCCCGTGGGTTCACGCGACGCAAACACCGGGTGATTTTTTTGAGCTTTCAGCCAATAGTATTTCAGGCAAAAAAGTGAATTTTTCGACTTACCGAGGTAAGGTGGTGCTCGTGGTTAACACCGCTTCTCAGTGCGGCTTCACACCTCAGCTCAAAGAACTCGAAGACATGTACAAAAAATACGCAGATCGTGGCTTCGTCGTCCTGGCCTTTCCTTCGAACGACTTTAAGCAAGAAAAAGCCGACAACACCGAAGTTCAAAAATTCGCCGAAAAAGAATACGGCATCACCTTTCCTCTTTTTGAAAAAGCGCCCGTGAGTGGTGACGACAAACAACCGGTTTATAAATTCCTGACAGAGAAAAAGCCGGGCCTTTTGTTTAAAGACGTCAGTTGGAACTTCGAAAAATTTTTGATCAACCGTCGCGGTCAAGTGGTTGAGCGCTGGAGTTCGATCACAAAGCCCTCTTCAGACAGCCTCACCAAAGCCGTCGAAAAAGCCTTGGCCGAGCCCCTTTAA